DNA from Saccharomyces cerevisiae S288C chromosome V, complete sequence:
TGATCATCAGTATTTCCATTCTATAAGCTCCGGTAGGGGTGAGCATCCGCTGTGGGATTCCCGTCTTTTTAATTACGGAAAATTTGAAGTGCAGCGATTCTTATTAGCAAACCTGGCATTTTATGTTGACGTTTATCAGTTTGATGGGTTTAGATTCGATGGTGTCACATCAATGTTATACGTTCATCATGGTGTTGGTGCCGGTGGGTCTTTTAGCGGTGACTATAACGAATATCTTTCTCGTGACAGGTCCTTCGTCGATCATGAAGCCTTAGCTTATTTAATGTTAGCCAATGATTTGGTTCACGAAATGTTGCCAAATCTGGCTGTAACTGTTGCAGAAGATGTCTCTGGTTATCCAACTTTATGTTTACCCCGCTCCATAGGTGGTACTGGTTTCGACTACAGATTAGCAATGGCTTTGCCTGATATGTGGATCAAACTAATCAAGGAGAAGAAAGATGATGAATGGGAGATGGGAAGTATTGTATACACTTTAACTAATAGACGATATGGTGAAAAAGTGGTTGCTTATTGTGAGTCGCACGACCAAGCTTTAGTTGGTGATAAGACATTAGCGTTTTGGTTGATGGATGCCGCTATGTACACCGATATGACTGTATTGAAGGAACCATCCATCGTTATTGACCGTGGTATTGCTCTACACAAGATGATTAGGCTGATCACTCACTCGCTGGGAGGCGAGGCTTATTTGAACTTCGAAGGTAATGAGTTCGGTCATCCAGAATGGTTGGATTTCCCTAATGTTAACAATGGCGATAGCTACAAGTATGCTCGTAGGCAGTTTAATTTGGCTGATGATCCCTTACTGCGTTACCAGAATTTAAATGAGTTTGATAGATCAATGCAATTATGTGAGAAAAGGCATAAGTGGCTGAACACGAAACAGGCTtatgtttcattaaaaCATGAAGGTGACAAAATGATTGTgtttgaaagaaataatctgttgtttattttcaacTTCCATCCTACAAACAGCTACAGCGATTATAGAGTTGGTGTCGAAAAAGCTGGTACTTATCACATCGTGTTGAACTCAGATCGTGCTGAATTTGGTGGACATAACAGAATCAACGAAAGTTCCGAATTCTTTACCACCGATTTGGAATGGAACAACAGGAAGAACTTCCTCCAAGTTTATATTCCTAGTAGAGTCGCTTTGGTGCTTGCCTTAAAAGAATGAACTCTATACTATATTGCTTACTGAAAATCAAGActcaataatttttttctcttcatgTATTGGTAGATATCTAAACGTacataacaaaaaaagaaaaaagtaacTTGGGGTTAAAGAATAATTGACTTTGGGCGAATAGCAGAGCTGTCATTACTGCTGatgcttttttcttattttcggagaaaaagaaagcccTGTAGGGGGCTCGAACCCCTAACCTTATGATTAAGAGTCATACGCGCTACCGATTGCGCCAACAaggcttttttcttgggaaAATCTCTTCCAAGGTTTAACCTATACTGTCTGTGTATGTCTAAAACGAAGCATTGGTTGTTCATTGATTGCAACAGTAATGAATAATTAGGGTTATTGAAGagaatgtggattttgatgtaattgttgggattccattgtgattaaggctataatattaggtatgtagatatactagaagttctcctcgaggatttaggaatccataaaagggaatctgcaattctacacaattctataaatattattatcatcgttttatatgttaatattcattgatcctattacattatcaatccttgcgtttcagcttccactaatttagatgactatttctcatcatttgcgtcatcttctaacaccgtatatgataatatactagtaacgtaaatactagttagtagatgatagttgatttttattccaacagttATTAGAGGCGGTAATCTATGAGTTCACATAAAGTATTGATAGATGACGTAAATTATCGGCCGGTAGGATAAGATCCAACAGTTACTAAGTTAGTGACCCTGAAGCACAGTGATCATAATGTGTTGGAATAAGAATGAAACGCCATCACCTATCGACTAGTATTTATATTACTGGTGTATATCAAGGAGAACGTAAGAAGATGAGACGTAAATTCGAGAAACAATTATCAAATATAATGGAATGAGAGAAGAGTGAAACGTATATAATGAAAGAGGAAATATCTCAACGTTCATCTGTCTCTCGTAATGtgacagaaaaagaaaatcgaTCAAAAATATGGGGAAATATTCATCATGtagaatttcaaatattttcattgtaatttctaaaattaATGAGGAAAATTCGATATATCTGGTATCACTTTATTATTCCTTCAGCACGAAATGTCGAGCGATCTCGATGCAGGAACCAGGTATAAGTAGCGAtagtaaatttttttctctctttttaaTAATCCGGAAAGTCTCAGTTGCGAGTGATTGCAGACAGTTGTATGaatgtaaaaaaagtaatgaaAACATTTGGGAGTATTTCAAACGGAGGTTAGAGACGAGGCTTTCGAGcttttctattattttaaGTGCTGTGTTTCCGGACGTGCTCTTCactttcttattttcttgataataTTTCCTGTAAATGTTACAGCAGAATGGTTGCAAACTCAATAAAATTCTGAGGGCAACTGGCAGAGAACCTtcaattttggaaaacagAAGGAACCGAAGCCAGGCATAACGTTgttttctatattttttaagtAAGGTGTTCATCCAGTAGAGATCAGGTTACATCATAGCAATTCATTCATGAATAAAGAGTATCAGTTTTTTAAATGTACAGTATTAGCCGCTGAAATGCACCAATTTGAGgttatttttgaaacataACTTGAAGAGAAAAGACAGCATTAGGGCGTTTCTTAACTAGCGATGACGTGCTTCGATTGAGCGGTAAGTGGAAAGTATCAGTCTGTGTCTACTCGTTTTTTTAAGACATTGTATATAATATGTTTTGCTGGTTAGATAAATGCGTGGTGCACATATAATGGATACATCCGTAGCTATGGAATCCGCTTTCACCAATTGTAAAAAAGTCTACAACGACACATGCTATCGGATAGGAACAAGCAACAAATTGGAAACGTATGAGAACGAATGAAGGATATCCATCAGGAAGAAGCGATCAGTTAAGGCATcagaaatttctttcaatgaGGAATTGACAACGTGTTTGTATAAGATCTGATTACCTATGTAGTTCGGCTGCATAGATTTCAGTTACATTCACATTAAAGAAGCACGAGCGCATATTGTATTGTGAAAGTAGGAATCAATTACCATTTACCAAATACTGTTCTAATCACTTTAATACTATGTTATATTGTGTAAGAAAATAACACAAATTACGAGAAGTAGTCATTGAATGTAGAAaaagctgaaatgcaaggattgatagCATAATATGATGAATGAATAAAGACGTataaaatggaaaagaaataatatgTTGAAATATtagtttattatttttttatctaatCCCAAGGAGAATTTCTAGCGTATTTTACTTGATAACTGAACCTTTCATTAAGAACGCAAACTCAATGTTTCCAAATATTAATTCATTTCCCATGTATACCTGATATCGTTCAATTCCAGAATTCTTACAAAGCAGATACTATAAAAAGTGAAGGGGAGCGAAATGAATACAACtttctattattttcaGACGGTTAAGAGAGTACAAATGACTatcctttttgaattctCTAGCTTAAAATGAATAGTTGATTCTTTTGCCAAAGACGAAAATAGTTGCCAGTAAGCATCTCTTATGAAATAAGTGTTGTTGTGAATAGCTCAATAGAGATGTATTATTAATAAGCCTCGTATTTTCAGGGATCATGCGTAGCATAATGGCAGTTGGTAAGGGGAATAAGAATGATGATTCCATTATTGCGAATAAAGGTATTTCTGAAAGTACATCTAATGGGctatttgaaaatttgtttAGGATTATGGTAATAAAAGAGGCATTAACGCCAGAacctttattttatcaCTTTTTCGATATTTGTTAATAATCTAAATCTAACTTATATCTAAACCTTAGCGTTTGCATTCTTgatttctatatttttattcacAATAtggaaaggaaaaacaaTCTCTTAGGTTGTCCAAGAAAACTTCTCTCCCTGTCATACTCAAAGTGTTGGaacaaaaatcaactatcgtctatcaactagTAGCTATACTActaatatattatcatatacggtgttagatgatgacataagttatgagaagctgtcatcgaagttagaagaagctgaaatgcaaggattgataatgtaatagaatttaatgaaacatataaaacggaatgaggaataatcgtaatattagtatgtaaAAATAtggattccattttgaggattcctatatccatgaggagaacttctagtatatgCTGTATACATAATACTATAGCCTtgatcaacaatggaaccccaacaattatctcacaattcacccatttctcaaCTAGTAACATGAGTACTCCTAAATAGGGCGATATTTTAAAGTTTCATTCCAGCATTAGCTATAACACGTTAATATGGTGGAGTCAGCTGAgaagttttttcaataaataatGCTCGCGTGGCGTAATGGCAACGCGTCTGACTTCTAATCAGAAGATTATGGGTTCGACCCCCATCGTGagtgttttttttatctattCCTAACCAGTAAATACCAGAACATACGGCAGATTATAAATGCGTGGTGTAAAATTCTACTTAAGAAAATTGGCataaaaaagattaaaTTCTTATCTAAGTGAATGTATCTATTTCGTTATACACGagaatgaaataaaaaatataaaataaaaggtAAATGAAATCAGCGTTCGCCAActaatttctttaatctGGCAACCTCATTTTCCAAGTGATAATTTTTCGAAAGCAATTCTTCAACCTTGTCTTCAAGTTGTTTCATTCTTTGCAACTTTCTCGCACGAGAACGCCTGGCGGCTTCAGTGTTTCTAGCACGTTTTAGAGCAGCAGGATCACTGGATTCGGGCACAATTGGAGAAAGTGGAATCGAACGCTGTTTGCGGTTGTAAGCAACAACACCTAGATGATCCAGTCTCGATTCGTCATCCTTTCCAACATGATGTGACTTCTTAACGACTGAATTTGGTTTCTTAACCTTTCTTGTTTGAGTCAGTTTAGCATCTTCTAGAACAGGAGTGGGTAAGAATGAAGTTGTCGAGACTTCCAGATTGGATGGTACCAGAGAAACTTCTTCAGTGGATTCAATTGCCTTATCAGCCAATGAAACATCGTCAGTGGTAACTGGAATGTCATTGTCAAACAAGGATGTCCATTCTTTAGAGTTGTCTTCTAGGTTTTCATACTCAAACATTGGAGTTGAATCAGTGCTTgacgaaaagaaagattcCACTACAGCGTCATCTAGCTCCGGAATTGGCAAAACGGTCTTGGCATCAGGTGCAGTTGCCGTTTGTGGAAGAgcaaaatcaaaatcaaggttCGAAGGGGTATCCTGTTTGATAATTGGATCCTCTTCAGTCTTGAtgaatttatcaaaaatcaaTTGGCCAACCATTGGTTTGGCAGTAGAAGTGGAAGCAGATACATTTTCGTTGGTTGATTTAGAACCATCCAATGGTGAGAAACCCATTGGATTTAAAGCAAATAAACTTGGCTGATATTCGGACATTTTATTTGTatttaatttattttcttgagcAGACAAATTGGTAAACAAAACtttagtaataataatgatttaATTAATGATAGTATAGGGAAATTTTTATTGGCGAGTAAACCTGGATAATTTGACAGAAAGGTAACCGTTACGGAAACATCTTGAATAAAATTCTACGGGTACATGATAGCAATTGGtaacaaaacaaataactcttcaaaaaactgacagttttcaaaaaaagtaaaggACTTTAATTAATAAGggaaaataaattttctctttcaataaatttaaCACATAATTCTCTTAATAATTTTCTAATAATAATCTActttaaaaacaaaatataatCGGTTTAGCAagccatttttcaatgatctttaattttttaatacGATACTGATAATAACTTAATAAACTGAactaaaataaaatattttgttttgattgCGAAGTAGATGAGTGAGCTGTGTGGCTGGTGAGTTGTATAATTCGCTAGTGAAACTGAtgggcaaaaaaaatttgaatttaggGGGGAGAGTAACCTGTGTTGTgagtttttgttttgttttgttttgtatATCTATTATATAAGAAGATAAGTACTGTCAAGAAGTAGAAGATTTTAAAAGGTAAGACAGCGAGCCGAAACTTCTTTAAAGAAGACTAAAATTTCggaattggaaaaaaaggttgGAGTATTTATCTTCCGTATTTAAAGTcggaaatttttcatctttttttttcaagatgtATGCTCATGCACTTTATTCCCCGAAGATCTTCGAAAGCAGTTCAATTTAATTGGCTGGAGATTGGCGTTTGGAGAGGCGGTGTGTATGTCAAGAAAGGCATTGTCAACGCCCGGACAAATAATTCTAATTTTTACAAGATGCCGGTGGTGTTCGGCATTGTAAAAGGTATGGGTGCTTTGTGCGTCCACGCATGGGGTATGGGGTATGGGGGCATCATCGATTGTTCTCCGGTAACGGAACACGGCAATATTTCTGTTCTACAGCTTGAATACATGCCGTGGATCTGTTTATCAAAGATAATGTCATGTAGCGTGGCAAGTCGACACAGCAACGTGTGGATAATGGATGAGACGATAGCGCCACTGGTTGGTTGTTTGTAAGCTTCGATTGGTAACAGTGGGCTAAAATAGATTGTAGTTATACCCCCACGTTTGCTGGGTCTCACGATCCATATCAGACTGCCCGCGTGGGGTTAATTCTGAGGTGTTGAGCCAGCCAACTCAGACGTtttgatgacgaagaaCAGAAGATGCAAGTCTTCTACGTATGCAATGATCTGTCCAACTCACcgaaacaagaaaaaattttgcgttttttttttcctacAAATCCCCCATTTATTCGGAAGGTGTGGGTGGAGGCGtagttttttgtttattttttcccAATTTACGTAGTCCCGCAGGTCGGTTTTCCTCTCAGTCTCCGTacatttcttattttttacgTTTAAAGTTCGTTAACGAGGCAAAAAATGGCCTGTCTTCCTCCTTTTCCGCCGGCAACTGTAACTGTAAACTGTAAAATTGTAAGTGTAATTGTAATTGTAACTGTAATTTTAACGCTGAATTCTTGCGCGCTCTCGTTGGTTActatcttttcttcttaatCGAAGTGTGTACAGTTATGTGCCGTTTGTTTCAATTTGGCTGAATCTTCCTCATCTTGCCCCTTCTTTGGTGTTTTTTTTGCGCAACTCAAAACCTCGTTACTGCatcaaatttaaatttaAGCTAGAGAGAAGGTAGTGAGAAAGctattttgtttatttgtattttttcgTTTCCCGATCGTTTCCCTTCCATTTCTGTTTTCGAAcccttttattttctatcTGTGAATTAGACAGCCTGTTCACCGGTAGCCTTTTGATTGTTTgtttgtcttttttaagattatcaatattattTAATATCTCGCCTCAACTATCGACAATATAGcctattttcttctcttttttggTCCGCCTCTGTTGTACGCCATTTCTATACTGTGTTACTAggataaaataaataccTGTACTGCATCATCTTTCCTATCACCATCTTTTTCCACAAAACAACATTTCAACTAGACACAAGGACAACGTAAATTTCTAAATGGATATCGAGCCTACTTTCAAAGGGTacattgaagatgaagatgacgctTTGCTTATTCTTCAAGCAACTTTGGATGGCAAGTTAAAGCATATACCAAGAAGGCCTTATGAAATAGAAAGACCTTATTTGATCGTATCAGGTAGTATATTCGTTTTTATTGAAGAGATATCGGGCATCAAGAGATGGACTGATGGCGTTTCTTGGTCTCCATCAAGAATATCAGGCAAGTTTCTAATATACAAGGAACTAGACAAGGAAAACGCCGGGTCTAATGCTAATGCTACTTCGAGTGGCAGTACTGATTCCGCCGTCATTACGGATGGAACTTCTGGCGCGAGAAATAACCCTTCTTCGTCGAAAATCAAGCTACCTCCTTTGAAGAATCACCAGTTTGATTTGCCACCTACTATGGGCCATTCAAGTTTTGAGTCAGAGCAAGACACCTCCATTTCTCCATCAAACCGTTCGAACTTACCTTTAAAGTATACTGGCCTGGTGAAGAAGACAATATCTGTGAAGCTGAAGAGACCTCCATTCAACTCGATTGAAAATTTACATATTGTCTCTTATTATTCTGTAAAAGatataaaacaaaattgtCTAGTGACTCCTAAAGCTTCtccttttttgaaagatgtTAGACCTTCACAGGAACTAATTGTCGCGATGGGAAATACAACCTTAGGCAACGTGAAAAACAATTCCACTACCACCGGTAATGGTCCtaataatataaacaaTAAAAGCAACTCTTCCACTCCCCTGAATACTGTTATTTCCACGAATAACAATAGTGCTAATATAAATGCTGCTGGCAGTAATCAATTTACTAGTGCaaacaaaaattattattataaaaatgatgaaagCTCTGGATACCCAATCACTCAATTTGCTCCCGCATTACCATCAACAACTTTGATGTATACGGCGAATCCACCTTATATCACTCAATCTCCTGATAACACTAACGCTACTGGTATGAATACACATgttaataataacaataataatagtaataacagtagtaatagtaataatagtaacaataataataataataataataataataataataacaataataataatattaataatattaataatgtCAATACTAATGCAGGGAACGGTAACAATCCAAATAGATTCCATAACGCCTCTTTTGCTTATAACACCACCGGTGACTTTATTAATCCGCAACAACAAGGACAAATTTCTTATCCATTTTATTATACAACAATTCCGATAAACAATCCTAACTATTATACCACACAACCTCCAAACCCTGTAACAAACGCTTCAACGAACGAGAATCAAGGCTATTCCACCTCCTCAACTCAACACCCTTATTATGGGCATCCTACTGAAAGTCAATCAGCATCAGCAGCCGCAGGCGCTACTGGCACTCCTGGTACAGCCGAGAATGTCCTTCCCGTATCCAGTATGCAGCCACTACTCCATCAAgccaataataatagtgcAAGCTCTGCTACCTCTACAGCTCCTTATCCGGTGTATTCTATGAATGTGAATGTTCCTTATTACAATTCTTCTGCTTCTGCATACAAGAGGGCACAAGAAAATACTACTTCAAATACGAATGCAGAACCTTCTGGTGCTACAAGCACTAACTCAGGCACCATGCTATCAAATCCTGCATACGCTAATTCTCAGTACACTCCATCGCAAGTGTATTACCAGGGATTCCCCCAATATGCCATGGCAAGTGCTCAAAATCCGTCTATGTATCAACACCAGCACCAACATCCTTTGCCCACTGTATATCCAATAGCGACGCCTCAACAAAATATAATGAGCTCTGGTCACACTTTGAGCACTATTGGATCTGATCCTCAACATCATCACTATCAACAAGAGCCCAACGACCACAAAAACTTCGCTATGGGTCACGCGAACAA
Protein-coding regions in this window:
- the GLC3 gene encoding 1,4-alpha-glucan branching enzyme (Glycogen branching enzyme, involved in glycogen accumulation; green fluorescent protein (GFP)-fusion protein localizes to the cytoplasm in a punctate pattern; relocalizes from nucleus to cytoplasmic foci upon DNA replication stress; glycogen accumulation defect of the null mutant is functionally complemented by human GBE1, which is associated with glycogen storage disease) is translated as MYNIPDNVKGAVEFDPWLKPFADVLSERRYLADKWLYDITHATPDGSYQSLSKFARDSYKSYGLHANPETKEITYKEWAPNAERAFLVGDFNNWDTTSHELKNKDEFGNFTITLHPLPNGDFAIPHDSKIKVMFILPDGSKIFRLPAWITRATQPSKETSKQFGPAYEGRFWNPENPYKFVHPRPKFSESVDSLRIYEAHVGISSPEPKITTYKEFTEKVLPRIKYLGYDAIQLMAIMEHAYYASFGYQVTNFFAASSRFGTPEELKELIDTAHSMGILVLLDVVHSHASKNVEDGLNMFDGSDHQYFHSISSGRGEHPLWDSRLFNYGKFEVQRFLLANLAFYVDVYQFDGFRFDGVTSMLYVHHGVGAGGSFSGDYNEYLSRDRSFVDHEALAYLMLANDLVHEMLPNLAVTVAEDVSGYPTLCLPRSIGGTGFDYRLAMALPDMWIKLIKEKKDDEWEMGSIVYTLTNRRYGEKVVAYCESHDQALVGDKTLAFWLMDAAMYTDMTVLKEPSIVIDRGIALHKMIRLITHSLGGEAYLNFEGNEFGHPEWLDFPNVNNGDSYKYARRQFNLADDPLLRYQNLNEFDRSMQLCEKRHKWLNTKQAYVSLKHEGDKMIVFERNNLLFIFNFHPTNSYSDYRVGVEKAGTYHIVLNSDRAEFGGHNRINESSEFFTTDLEWNNRKNFLQVYIPSRVALVLALKE
- a CDS encoding uncharacterized protein (hypothetical protein; conserved among S. cerevisiae strains; overlaps ORF YEL010W), which encodes MNTLLKKYRKQRYAWLRFLLFSKIEGSLPVALRILLSLQPFCCNIYRKYYQENKKVKSTSGNTALKIIEKLESLVSNLRLKYSQMFSLLFLHSYNCLQSLATETFRIIKKREKNLLSLLIPGSCIEIARHFVLKE
- the GCN4 gene encoding amino acid starvation-responsive transcription factor GCN4 (bZIP transcriptional activator of amino acid biosynthetic genes; activator responds to amino acid starvation; expression is tightly regulated at both the transcriptional and translational levels; contains four upstream open reading frames (uORFs) in 5' untranslated region which regulate translation; participates in sulfur starvation-induced autophagy along with Met4p, but is dispensable), whose product is MSEYQPSLFALNPMGFSPLDGSKSTNENVSASTSTAKPMVGQLIFDKFIKTEEDPIIKQDTPSNLDFDFALPQTATAPDAKTVLPIPELDDAVVESFFSSSTDSTPMFEYENLEDNSKEWTSLFDNDIPVTTDDVSLADKAIESTEEVSLVPSNLEVSTTSFLPTPVLEDAKLTQTRKVKKPNSVVKKSHHVGKDDESRLDHLGVVAYNRKQRSIPLSPIVPESSDPAALKRARNTEAARRSRARKLQRMKQLEDKVEELLSKNYHLENEVARLKKLVGER
- a CDS encoding uncharacterized protein (hypothetical protein; conserved among S. cerevisiae strains; YEL008W is not an essential gene; predicted to be involved in metabolism) — translated: MLMHFIPRRSSKAVQFNWLEIGVWRGGVYVKKGIVNARTNNSNFYKMPVVFGIVKGMGALCVHAWGMGYGGIIDCSPVTEHGNISVLQLEYMPWICLSKIMSCSVASRHSNVWIMDETIAPLVGCL
- the MIT1 gene encoding Mit1p (Transcriptional regulator of pseudohyphal growth; protein with sequence similarity to S. pombe gti1+ (gluconate transport inducer 1) and C. albicans Wor1), encoding MDIEPTFKGYIEDEDDALLILQATLDGKLKHIPRRPYEIERPYLIVSGSIFVFIEEISGIKRWTDGVSWSPSRISGKFLIYKELDKENAGSNANATSSGSTDSAVITDGTSGARNNPSSSKIKLPPLKNHQFDLPPTMGHSSFESEQDTSISPSNRSNLPLKYTGLVKKTISVKLKRPPFNSIENLHIVSYYSVKDIKQNCLVTPKASPFLKDVRPSQELIVAMGNTTLGNVKNNSTTTGNGPNNINNKSNSSTPLNTVISTNNNSANINAAGSNQFTSANKNYYYKNDESSGYPITQFAPALPSTTLMYTANPPYITQSPDNTNATGMNTHVNNNNNNSNNSSNSNNSNNNNNNNNNNNNNNNNNINNINNVNTNAGNGNNPNRFHNASFAYNTTGDFINPQQQGQISYPFYYTTIPINNPNYYTTQPPNPVTNASTNENQGYSTSSTQHPYYGHPTESQSASAAAGATGTPGTAENVLPVSSMQPLLHQANNNSASSATSTAPYPVYSMNVNVPYYNSSASAYKRAQENTTSNTNAEPSGATSTNSGTMLSNPAYANSQYTPSQVYYQGFPQYAMASAQNPSMYQHQHQHPLPTVYPIATPQQNIMSSGHTLSTIGSDPQHHHYQQEPNDHKNFAMGHANNNILNITNNDTMNNLNTNTSTTTQ